ATGGGGGTACAGTCTTGATTGATCTACAACTTCCTGTGATGTTGAAGATGTGTAATTATGAAAATCAGGGAGAAAAACGACTCAAAAGTATGAGAAAAGTGAGATACCTGCATTTCTGTCGAAAGCCAGATGCTCTTAAGATCAGGGAAGTGCTGTCTTATGCGCTCAGCAAGGTGCATGTATTCTTTGAACCCTACAACCTTCATCTCACATGCCTTGTCGCCCATTCGAACATGCATGCTCAGCAGTGGCCTAGGACTCCAAGGTTTATAACTTGACCATACAAAAGTTTCAATGTCATGTTTGGCCGCCTTTTCTCCCTGAGGAAGAAAATGACAAAACTATCTTCTTTTTAATCATAAAGAATATAGAAACATGATAAACGATTTTCTACTTCTCCATGTGAAAAACAAGACTAACAATTGTCACAAATGTAATGATGGAACATTTTTGTTCCTGAGACCATAGGGAAATAGAAGAAATTTTTATTAGATTGATTGACAAACGAGGATAAAAGAGTAAGGAGATGGCATGTATATCccataaactctatcacaatatTCACAAGTCGATGAACAAGTAAAAGCTCTGATAAAGATTTATCTTCTAGTCAAGAAGAGATGAATAGAGTTTGCTACCTCAGGAAAATCTCTAAATTGACTTTCAAGAACCATTCTCGCAGCTTCCCAGCCAAATGCTGCATGCCGTGCATGGTTTAGCAAGTTGCATGTGTACTCTGTCTGAAACCGCATTAGGTAGCGCACTGCCTGGAGAAGACATAGAAATCAGGAAATACATGTGCTTACCAACTTGACCATCGTTGATAAAGCTATTGCTGAATGCACTAGAAAAGGCAACAGGCATCTATAGAGTACAATTTTGGTTACAGTTTCATATCAAAGATCATATTTAATTAGAAATGGTTGGGAAACACAGCTGAAAAGGGTGGTTTGATGAGTCCTTTAGTATCCATTTATTAAACTATTCACAGGGTACCAACTGAAAGAGAAACGATTGCAGTTTTGCACCGCTTTATTTCTCTTTTAAAGCAGAAAATTcgtgaaaattttaatttgacttTCTAATAGACTTGTTAGTTCCGCAACTCGGGGAGAAAGTTCCATAATTCAATTGTTGATAGACATAAGGTGTCAATATAAATTACAAACAAGGAGCAAGAAATTATTTTGACGTTCTAATTTAAGTAGGCCTACTGACTCTACCTGAGCACGCCACCACCTCCTATCCATTTTGCGATGATAAGCAATTAAACTTCCATTTATATCTGTTGTTGGCTGCAAATAGCTCCATGGTTTTCCCCATGACCTGAAATTAAGATGCTATCAGTTGCATGAATTATATAATACTCTCTGAATCCCAAAATAAATGACGGGGCTCATAGTTAAATATCTACTGATTAGTGGCATGATAACAGACAACATTTCTTTGgctttcataaaaaaataaatttattatattttagaaaatacataaaatcacTAAAAAGGTGCAAATCACAAGTTTTActattaaaatactttaggagATATTACAGAAATCCGTAGTTGCTATTGCagggagtatattttttttcagaTGGTGTCTGTTATAGCTTCACCTTGGAGTGCGTCCAGACCATATCTCCTTAGAAGTATAGTTTTCTTTTATCGTTATGATCCCTTTTTCCCATGCTTCTTTTTGTTTCATGAGCTCAAAAGCACGATCTCTGCATTCCGGAGATGTTTCTGGAAAGAAGTAGCAAGACCAACTGGAGCGTGATGAACCTATGAAGGGAACATTGATAGAACTTCATGCCAATAGCCATGAGACTTAGAACTAATGGTCAATTGTTGTATTGGATGACCCAAAGGGATAAAAGTGTAAAGAACATGCAGGAGACTTAGAACTACCTTTACAGCCATTGTGGTCAGCACGGTTATAATAGCTCGTAACAAGAACCCTTTTCTCATTGATTGCTATTGCAAGAAGACCACACATTCCAGCTATCTGGGCACCAATACCAAACCCAGGTATTCTCTCCCAGTCAGCTATCAGAAACTTCACATTTCCATCACTGCAGTTCAAAGGATGTTGATGGAGCCATATGTCACGTTGCACCTTCCTCGTTAAGGGGTAATTCTCTTCATCTGAGCCCTTGATCTGCAATTGGTTCTTATGTTTGAAATGCTCTTAGGTATTGAATATGGAAGTGGAAATCCTATATTTTACAgtgtttgataaaaaaaaatgattaatttGTGTAGTAAAGGTGTATCTTCATTCTCTTACAAATCCAGCAGTGCAAAATTATGCATAGAACTTCAAGAATAGAAATAATTCACGACTATAACATACCCAGGGAGGATAAGCTCCTTCAGATACTGTTTGATGTCTATAATACTGCAGCTCCTCATCTTCATGTGTCCACGGGAAGTTATCTAACTGTCCCTTCCATATAGTCCATGGAGGGAAGCTGTCATTTTGAACTCGGGTATCAAGCCGTTCATTTGTTTCTGCACTCAACTTGCAGTCCTCCAAGTGAGGTGCTTTTGGTAAGTTGGATTTACCCAGATGATTGCCTTCATTTGGTGATTGATTCACTAAATTACCCCAAGATGAGTACAGTAGTGACACCCTCTTATCTACCCCCACAGCAAACTTTTCGTGGGAAAAGAACGCCCTTTCTAAATTCTTTTGTTTAACATTGCAGTCTCCATCTGTAACATTTCCAAACCAAGGTCAGTACATAAGATTTCTGCTTGTGTACTAATGACAGGGAGATGTATATGTTGTTCAGTACAAAATCAATTGATATTACTGATGGTCACAACCTCTCTTCTCGTTTTCTATAGTGGGAGTATCTTTAGAGTCACAACAGAGGACGTTAATAAACACTAGGTTAATTAGTGGTTTCCATTGCAGTAACTGAGTCATAACCTACAGATTGTAATGACTAGCAGATTTTGCTTAGGCAAAATAGTTAATCCCATATATAGTTTGATCTACTTAGTCAGCAATCATACCCCTGATAATCCAATATCCTATATCTATGAGATTAGTGTCTTCTGTTGTCAATTATATGAAGGAAAATAGAAAGGTATGACAACAGTAAAAATAGAGTTCAGGTAACAAACTTTATTTGAACTTGAATCCAAAAGTAGACACTAATAATATGTGAAATTCAAGCAAGTATATAACAATCAAGCTGGCCCAGACACCatcattataaaaaataataataaaaaaaatgattggaCTTACTTATTAGGgttgttgaagaagaagaagtgaatGTTGAAATTCCAGATGAAAAAGGTGAAAGTGAAAGGCGAGCAAATGAAGCAAGAAATAAAGAGGTGAGGCAAACACCAGAGAGAAAGCCAAGCACACAAATTTGGCATGGAAATGAGCTTCCTATTTGCATAGCCCTCTGTGAAACAACTCTTTCCAGAGACCTCTGATTCAAAGGTGCTTCCATATTTTCCCCACAGAAATGACCATCACTCAACCTCCCTCCATCAAATTCTATCACAATTGACTTCGATTCCAATAAATTTCCTGTTACTCAACATTCATATCACAACTTGTATGGGAATTAATGAGGCGTAGTAACTAGTaatagttgttgttgtacttttcttcgaacaaaaaaagaaaaaggccaTCAGTTTATTACTAcatgaataatttttaaatgaagAAAACAAGTCATTTAATTAACACTAATGATGGTTGATGAAGAATGCATCCCTCTcgcaacaacaacaaattaaTCAAACATTACCCATTGTTGAAATTTATGGAAATAATAAACCAAATATATGGTTGAAGATGGAACTTGAGGAAATATTTTTATTCAGATATTGGATAACTTCATATAATTTGATGATATATCTAATTAATGAAATTAACCTGCGATGAAAGAAGAGAATCTATTGCAACATCAGTCCTCAAGACTGACTAACAATATACTGTTGCAAGTGGTAGATAGAAGACAGACGTTTAATCAAGAAAAAtgataagaccatgcaagcagACACTTGtgctttttctttttgtcttttcttGGCTCAAAGGAAGGGGCTGAAAAAGATAATTAAGATAAGCAAGAAAATAGCATTTTCTGTCACAAGAAAGGAACAGAAAAGCAGTAAGTTGAGGAGATAAAGATGGCATATATTTTCACAAAGTTAGCCCCGAAGAAGATATGATCCAGCTGTAGTTGAGTGCCAGTGTTATTCACCAAATTCTTGCCTTCTTTTCTATActatggggggggggggggggaactCGCACCCTCACACAATGACCGCTGATGGTGACGTCTGCTTTTTACCTAAACATTTAcctctttcatttttctttctttcttttagccTCTTTGGATGGCCTCACATAATCTTACTATTAACTCTAATTCTTTCTTCCATTttcatttaaaagaaaaaaaaacaaaaattgttTGAATGGGATTGTATGTTATTTTTTGTGTCTCATgtgatattatttaatttggCATAgcatttaaaaaaaagttatgatCTCAAACAAGTTATTCAAGTTTGTATGGCTTAAATCATTGgtgaaatagatattttaaatcaagttataactaaatataaaaatatatctttcttttttagaCTGATTACAAAAAAAAGTGTGTTgcataaaatgaaaaaaagggaACATGACTATAAACACAAGTTATAAGTTAGTATTTATAGtttttaaacttatttttattatcttaatttaaaaataattgcataaaatatttatttatcttaccTAAATACTCtaagatatttaaaaattattttaatttagaagTATCTAAATTAAGTCAATCTAAAcaagcttctcttcttcttctccttggttttttctctttttcttctgcGAAGCTAATACACCTAAAAAAAAATGCACCCTTCATAGACTGATGGGCGGTAATAGTGATGTTATTTGATGaacacaaaataaaagaatattaaaatttatagtttgAGAAGTATATCATGAAATTTATGTCTTTATAAAAACGTGgtattaaatataaaatgagATTTAAAATTACATTGCTTTCAATTATTGAGTGATGTCGCCTTTTAAATAGATTAATAAAAAGATAGTgctatataaaataaatttgaggGAGTATATGGTTAGGGAAATATTATGGATTTGGttgtttatcttctttttttctttgagtAAATTTTACGTAATCTCCTTAATCTTTAGTAGTTAAAAAGTAATACTCACTTCTCCTTTTGAATGAGATCAATAAATGCCTTTACCCACATTTTTGTTgtgttttagaaaaaaataaattaagaaacaaTCTCATAATATCTAAACGAGTAGTCATATAGTTGTTTTTAACAaaatttatatgacattttttGCTTCTCGAGATGCAAACGAACTTcgattaatattttattttttaaaaaataaattaacataagaaaaattacaatttatagTACTCATCATATAGttttaaatatctaatttttatattaaaatattaaattaatctaattcacaattttaaaaattaattaaattaactttaaaaaatgaaaagtacggcacaaattagaagggaaagaatactatttttttttctttttgatcaaAAGTTCAATAAACAAAGTTAAGGGAGAtaaaaaggaataattaaagtaaGAGGTTTCGTATGAATCAatcaaaatcatgcatgctAGTTGGTGCAATGAGAGCAGCAAGTTTTATTTGTCCTTGTAAAAGAGCAAGACAATTTGAGGTTGtctctctttttgtttttatttctctttcttGAAGCATCACCCATTTTCTTGATGTGCTATCACAAATTCTAATTAGCTCAACATTTTGAGTTTTACGTGCCTCTTGAACTTTATCATAATAGAGTGTTGTAATCTACATAAATTTATAgtgttaataattaattatattattttttaaattataaaaattccttAAAAGTAATGAATTTCGAATACATTACTAGACTTCTGTATACATCAACAGACATCGAGATACATACGGACAGAGGCGGAGCTACATGAAACCCAGGGGTTCATCCGAGCCTCTTTCGTTGGAAAATTAGAATCAATTTATTGGtttatatgtatttaattaATCGTGAACCCCTTGAGCAGAAGTCATAGGCTTGGAGTCAACAACGCGTGTTCGAATCCGGGTAACAACatatttttccatattttagtttcaaccctttttcatttgtacttTCTAAATAGATTAAATTAAATGTGCAACATGAAAGGCCCAATATTGTTAAAACTGTATTAcatgtttaattattttaaataaataatcatgAATATTTTAGAGCAAACATAAAATGTATTACGCTTTAcgataaaaaaatatctatttttataaaattaattaatattttgaaaactttttttaagttttcataattaaattttttttaaaaaaattctctcaTACTTATTTTAAGTCAAACAGTTACTTTATATTTGATTAACGAATAATATGATTATAAGTaagattaaataaataggattgAATTTTAGAAGTATTCTCATATCTTTCTACTGCAGATCAGTAATGAAAAACAAATGTGTCTCTAATGTTTAAATCAACAATAAGAAAATTCtcattattaatttttgtaattatttatcttattttaatatttctttttgtaTAGTATAATCTTTTGTATTCCTTATttagtttcaaaaattgaataaagtATATATACTCCATAAGACccataattcaaatttaaaaaatacattttctcatattgattttaatattatgtcaaacacgtattttctctattttattgtgAGTGTTAAGGTAGATTTGAATTTTATCTAGTTGCTTATATTTGATCTGATCCGTTCATAAATGATCCGACCGGACCTAACTCGATTATTTGTGGATGTTATTAACGTGTTTACTTGTTTTCTTGAGCCCCCTCGATGGAAATTCTGCCTCCGCCATTGCATACAGGAGGGATGTATCTAAGAGGGAAGGGATGTATTAGAGAGGGGATACAAATGTATCAGAGAGGGGATAAGACATACGGATAAATAGGGGAGGAATGTATCATAGAGGGGATGGGTGTATTAGAGGGGGGTGGGGGGATGCGTCTTAGAGGGGGAGAGGGATGTGTCAGCGATAGGGGGGTGATGTATCCTGTAATGATcctaaaggtcattttcgaCATTTTcgacaaaattatcatttaccaCTCCCGTCAATTTCTCCGAGTCATTTTAGATTGGGTTTGAAAGTtggtttttgaaaatcttgtgaaaggttgaggttttgctagagaaatgagttttaaaggcttaagttgtcaaattttgagttttggagttttgagtctTGGAATGGAATTCTGTCGACTCCATCAGTTCctaaatgtggaaattggtctaggagagttgttggaatcagatttggagttgaaacgtgaaatttaggtccgaagttagaaattgagttaaagtttgatccaagtttgactttgatcaatatttggGGTTCGGATGCTCGGATTGgatttttgatggttccaatggTGTTCGCGAGGTGATTCGAAAGCTAGAAAGGGCTtcgttgtaatttttggaagtcCCGAAcacgttttggtattttgaaggcctaagttagtttagttgcgacttttctaGTTtggggtcaaggagacctcgaattcaaattttgttgattttattgagtccgaaatatcattttcaagctCGTAGCTTAATTGGATTATGTTCGGGAAGTTTCGAATgagttttgggtgagtttttaAACTTCTTGGATGCTTTGGTGCTGTTTCAACAAATTGTGGCAACTAAAAAGTTCATTATTTGTTTTAAAggtcaaaaaattattttgaaactttTGAAAAATTGAGCATGAATTATAGGACGTATCTGCAAAGCTTGGTGTATTTTCGCTAAGCCAGAATTGGATTTTTAtcgcaaaataaaaaataataatttatcgAGCAGAAATGATATTTGAATGGGAAAACGAGTAAAACTGAGTTTCTATTAAAGGATCAGGTCcatatcattatttaagacatttaggaAAAATAATTAGGTCATTTCGCTATCGTATGAGGGATTTTCGTCTCTTTTAGAGAAAATATAAGTTGCAGATTTTCTGGTGTAAATAAAGCTATACAGATATATAAATTTCAGGTTAGTTAttcaacaataaaaaataacattgGTGTGGCTTATTCAACATCTAAAGTGGTTCGACAATGAAGAATGGTATAATTAGGGGAATGAGCATGTGGTGAGCACTGTAACTTTGGGGACTACAGACTATGAAATTCGTTATAAAGAAATTTATTGCGTATTGTATTATGATAATAATATTGCGCCAATCGAGATTAGAATTTCTACGGTGATTTTATAGAGTGGGTGTATATCagaaaggattatgatatgtcTATTGTCACGATACCTGTTTTTACTTGAGTGAGGTTATGGGTTGTGTTGCTTCTGCTATTGACTTGGCCTATGAAAAGGTGCATTCCATTTTTGGCTGAAGACTGAAATATTTTGGTAACGTATGTCGATTACGTAATGGGTAGAAAGATGTAGACCATCTAGAAATGATCTTTCCGGTGGGCATGATgtattttagtagtggataggTCGGGCTCTCATGGTATGGTATTAGTGATATATGGGAACGGAAACATCGATTGGCAAGCGCGAATACTAGCTATTGAGGTGTTATAAGTTATTTCACCTACTCAGGCAATGAagtttgatgttgcattcacatttgagAAACCAATTAGTTGTTACTACGGATGTTGGAGTTAGGCATGGTTTAGAAGGAAAATTATAGTGGTGGATCTTTGGACGGAAATTAATGTGTTTGAATTATGACGTGTATTTCAAGAATCTAATTGGGGATTTGTGTGTTCTTTATGAGCCAAAAGGAGTGGATTGACATAGAAAGAATAAGCTTATGGGTGGAGAAAGTTTTGTCACTTATACATGCATGAAGGCAAGTGAGTGTACCAGTAAGAGAATGCATATGGAAATTGGTTAATTTACGGGATTAGATGGCATAACAAGTTTGAGGGATCACGTGGATGATAAGGTTAACTTAGTGATGATGTCAAGGGTGGCTGAGCATGGTAATAGTAGTTCAGTTGTAAAAAAGTTCAATGAAGTTTTTATTTAAGAAGATTGATCTAAGTTAAAAGGTAATATGTTGTGGATGCTTGTCCAAGAAAATATTGATGATAAATGAGTTGAGGAAAGCAACACGAGTCTAGTGCATCAAAGAGTTCAAGAAATTGGTATTGGGTCATGTGTTCATAGTATACAGAATAATCAGGGTGAGGAAGGATTCCTCTAAGTATGACATGATGTATATGATGGTTGAATAATAGCTGAAATTAGGTAAGTGTAAGATTGTGTGGAATTGATATTGATCgtgattcaataattttatcttaatggAAAAGTACTATGAGATTCTAAATTTGGAGTTTTAACAATTGGTTGAGACATGTACCTGTCATGGAATGCTTAAATGGGAAGAGAGAGATCCATAGTTTGAAATCTTTGGGGACAGCAAGGTGTTGCTAAGTAAACCTGGATGTTAGTAGCAGTCTGAGAGAAAAGTAACTAGCCAGTATGACTATGATGTTTTAGTAGTATTGGTAGTGTTAGCTTCACTGGAGTATTGTAGATAGTATGAGAATATTGATAAATCGAGTGTGTCTACGATTGTTATGAGACCAGGCTGGCTGATTGTGGAATCAGACGAATGGAAATGTATGTTATGGACACTATGGAAGGAATATCTTGTGATATTCGACTTTGGTTTCGTATATTCTTATGTGATCATCTACTTTGTTTCAGATAGGGTTTAGTGTATGATTCTCTATTTATAATTTGTGGCGTGTTTTCACTTTTGTGGATGGATTTCTAGTAGTGGATTGGATGTACTGATCCAGGCCCTTTTTGGTAGGATAAGATGCTGACGCAAGTTTGGTTATTTCAGATATGGTGGATTTGGTGTTGCCTTGTGGCAGTTGAAATTTTTTTCAGAAATTCTACAAGTGTCATCTTGCTTAAGAGCACTTATAGAAGAGCTACCTTATATATTGCAGTTTCTTGAAAGTCTTGATTTTTACCTTGTCATTGAGGACATGTTCAGCTAGGTGTGATTTGATACTTGTAGATCATTGGGCCTAGTTCTTCCGTTTGCGAATTTACTACAATCACAGTTACTGTTTCAATTTTTCGGAGGCGTTATTAAAGGTTTTGTATGCTTGGATGTATTGTTCATCAGGTGGTTGATTGATCATCTCCTTCTTTTGATCAAATTAGTTTGGTTCTCCCTTGATGAGTATGCATTATCTAAGGATCAGGTGTTTGTAACTAAAGCTCGCGGAAGAATTAggttaagaaaagaaaatttaactaAGATTAGTGATGGGTGTGTGCATTATGCATGTTTGGTGGTTGGTTTTGGAATAACTCCGGATTTTAGCAGGTAATAGTTAAGAATCTTCTAATGGTTATCTTAGAAAAGGGTTCATTCCTATGGTTGTGCTGTGATTTAGAGAGTTTCGATTCAGGTTTGGTTCATATATTAgcctatggttggtaatcactTTTGAGTTgtagattttttaattttgattcaaaaattcAGTTTTGATAGATGATGCTGATGATATGGTCTAAGGATGGGTTCAATTGAAAAAGACAAATACCGAACTTGGAGGTTATGCCTCGGGCTCTTGGTAGCATAAagtatccttctttcttttactttatgttcgaggacgaatatgGATTTTAGTgttggatgatgtaatgactctgaaggatatttttgataaaattactattttacccctcccatCAGTTGTCCCGAGTCATTTTAGattgggtttgaaagttgattttagaTATCATGTGAAAAGTAGAGGTTTTGCTAGAGAAATAagtttaaaggcttaagttgtcaaattatGAGTTTCggagtcattttgagtttcgaGTCTCGAAATGAATTTCTGTTGATTCCATCATTTTTGGAATGTGAAAATTGGTCTGGGAGAGTTGTCgaaatcagatttggagttgaaatgtAGAATTTAGGTTTGAAGTaagaaattgagttaaagtttgatccaagtttgacttttgtCAATATTTGGGGTTCGGATGCTCGAATTGGATTTCTGATTGTTCCAATGGTTTTGGGAGATGATTTTAACGTTAGAAAGActtcattataatttttggaagtCCGGAGCTCAGTTTGGTATTTtggaggcctaagttagtttagttgcgacttttggagttttggatcaaggagacctcaaatttgaatttcgTTAGTTCCATTAAGTCTGAAATATCATTTCCAAgctagtagcatatttggtttgtgtttGAGAAGTTCCGGATGAGTTTTGGGTAATTTTTTAAGCTTCTTTGGTGCTTTGGCGCTGTTTCAACAAATTGTGGCAACTAAaagttttcttattaattttaaagatcaaaaaattattttgaaagtttttaaattttgagcatgaattttaGGACTTATCTGCAAAGTTTGATGCATTTTCGCTAAGCCaggattgagttttgattgaaggagcaggTCCGTATCATAATTTAAGACATTTAGAAAAAAGAATCAGGTCATTTCGCTATTACATGAGGGATTTACGTCTCGTTTAGTAAAAATATGAGTTGTAGATTTTCTAGTGCAAATAGAGTTGTACAGGTATATAAATTTCAGACTGTGTTCATTTGGTACTTTGAGCATATTGGGAGTTCTAGAGATTGGAATAGAGTGATTCTTGTGGGATTCTTCTCGAATTAATATGGAGGTTAGTATCTGATTCTCAATTCGATATTTTCCCATGATTTCTTCTACTGATTTTATTTCCCTATCCGTAAACTTCTTAGGgaaaattgagattttattaatttggacttcattttttgatgaaaaaagtATATTTGGGATCCATGTGTTATGGGTAACCtgatttttgcataaatttattGATTCATCGATTATTTTCGTCATATGAACCTCATATAATTTGGATTTTCTAGTAAAGTTAAAATTTGCTAAATTGAGGATTTCAAGGTCGATTTTAAATTCCATTTTTagtgaaatttcatatttgaacttttCTAAACATGGTtaagatatttttcaagaaatatttcagATTTTGAGTTGGAATTTCAGATCCggatattgttttttttttcaagaacacGAATGTTAGTAAAACTGGTGATTGAAGGgtgatttcaactccaaattcaaattagttTTCAACATTAGTTTTTAAATACCTCAATGATCGTTTTCAtgtaaaatatctaaattttctATTCATTTACGATATCGGATGTTTTGGGTCAGATTCGgcccaatttttaaaaatgttg
This Solanum dulcamara chromosome 8, daSolDulc1.2, whole genome shotgun sequence DNA region includes the following protein-coding sequences:
- the LOC129899271 gene encoding uncharacterized protein LOC129899271 isoform X4, producing MEAPLNQRSLERVVSQRAMQIGSSFPCQICVLGFLSGVCLTSLFLASFARLSLSPFSSGISTFTSSSSTTLINGDCNVKQKNLERAFFSHEKFAVGVDKRVSLLYSSWGNLVNQSPNEGNHLGKSNLPKAPHLEDCKLSAETNERLDTRVQNDSFPPWTIWKGQLDNFPWTHEDEELQYYRHQTVSEGAYPPWIKGSDEENYPLTRKVQRDIWLHQHPLNCSDGNVKFLIADWERIPGFGIGAQIAGMCGLLAIAINEKRVLVTSYYNRADHNGCKGSSRSSWSCYFFPETSPECRDRAFELMKQKEAWEKGIITIKENYTSKEIWSGRTPRSWGKPWSYLQPTTDINGSLIAYHRKMDRRWWRAQAVRYLMRFQTEYTCNLLNHARHAAFGWEAARMVLESQFRDFPEGEKAAKHDIETFVWSSYKPWSPRPLLSMHVRMGDKACEMKVVGFKEYMHLAERIRQHFPDLKSIWLSTEMQEVVDQSRLYPHWTFYYTNVTRQMGNMTMATYEASLGRKTSTNYPLVNFLLATEADFFIGALGSTWCFLIDGMRNTGGKVMSGYLSVNKDRFW
- the LOC129899271 gene encoding uncharacterized protein LOC129899271 isoform X2, which gives rise to MEAPLNQRSLERVVSQRAMQIGSSFPCQICVLGFLSGVCLTSLFLASFARLSLSPFSSGISTFTSSSSTTLINGDCNVKQKNLERAFFSHEKFAVGVDKRVSLLYSSWGNLVNQSPNEGNHLGKSNLPKAPHLEDCKLSAETNERLDTRVQNDSFPPWTIWKGQLDNFPWTHEDEELQYYRHQTVSEGAYPPWIKGSDEENYPLTRKVQRDIWLHQHPLNCSDGNVKFLIADWERIPGFGIGAQIAGMCGLLAIAINEKRVLVTSYYNRADHNGCKGSSRSSWSCYFFPETSPECRDRAFELMKQKEAWEKGIITIKENYTSKEIWSGRTPRSWGKPWSYLQPTTDINGSLIAYHRKMDRRWWRAQAVRYLMRFQTEYTCNLLNHARHAAFGWEAARMVLESQFRDFPEFCHFLPQGEKAAKHDIETFVWSSYKPWSPRPLLSMHVRMGDKACEMKVVGFKEYMHLAERIRQHFPDLKSIWLSTEMQEVVDQSRLYPHWTFYYTNVTRQMGNMTMATYEASLGRKTSTNYPLVNFLLATEADFFIGALGSTWCFLIDGMRNTGGKVMSGYLSVNKDRFW
- the LOC129899271 gene encoding uncharacterized protein LOC129899271 isoform X3, whose protein sequence is MEAPLNQRSLERVVSQRAMQIGSSFPCQICVLGFLSGVCLTSLFLASFARLSLSPFSSGISTFTSSSSTTLINGDCNVKQKNLERAFFSHEKFAVGVDKRVSLLYSSWGNLVNQSPNEGNHLGKSNLPKAPHLEDCKLSAETNERLDTRVQNDSFPPWTIWKGQLDNFPWTHEDEELQYYRHQTVSEGAYPPWNQLQIKGSDEENYPLTRKVQRDIWLHQHPLNCSDGNVKFLIADWERIPGFGIGAQIAGMCGLLAIAINEKRVLVTSYYNRADHNGCKGSSRSSWSCYFFPETSPECRDRAFELMKQKEAWEKGIITIKENYTSKEIWSGRTPRSWGKPWSYLQPTTDINGSLIAYHRKMDRRWWRAQAVRYLMRFQTEYTCNLLNHARHAAFGWEAARMVLESQFRDFPEGEKAAKHDIETFVWSSYKPWSPRPLLSMHVRMGDKACEMKVVGFKEYMHLAERIRQHFPDLKSIWLSTEMQEVVDQSRLYPHWTFYYTNVTRQMGNMTMATYEASLGRKTSTNYPLVNFLLATEADFFIGALGSTWCFLIDGMRNTGGKVMSGYLSVNKDRFW
- the LOC129899271 gene encoding uncharacterized protein LOC129899271 isoform X1; this encodes MEAPLNQRSLERVVSQRAMQIGSSFPCQICVLGFLSGVCLTSLFLASFARLSLSPFSSGISTFTSSSSTTLINGDCNVKQKNLERAFFSHEKFAVGVDKRVSLLYSSWGNLVNQSPNEGNHLGKSNLPKAPHLEDCKLSAETNERLDTRVQNDSFPPWTIWKGQLDNFPWTHEDEELQYYRHQTVSEGAYPPWNQLQIKGSDEENYPLTRKVQRDIWLHQHPLNCSDGNVKFLIADWERIPGFGIGAQIAGMCGLLAIAINEKRVLVTSYYNRADHNGCKGSSRSSWSCYFFPETSPECRDRAFELMKQKEAWEKGIITIKENYTSKEIWSGRTPRSWGKPWSYLQPTTDINGSLIAYHRKMDRRWWRAQAVRYLMRFQTEYTCNLLNHARHAAFGWEAARMVLESQFRDFPEFCHFLPQGEKAAKHDIETFVWSSYKPWSPRPLLSMHVRMGDKACEMKVVGFKEYMHLAERIRQHFPDLKSIWLSTEMQEVVDQSRLYPHWTFYYTNVTRQMGNMTMATYEASLGRKTSTNYPLVNFLLATEADFFIGALGSTWCFLIDGMRNTGGKVMSGYLSVNKDRFW